The Rhinoraja longicauda isolate Sanriku21f chromosome 19, sRhiLon1.1, whole genome shotgun sequence genome includes a window with the following:
- the LOC144602967 gene encoding putative G-protein coupled receptor 139 produces the protein MAVGDLMVLIFEVILYEIVDGYFSYSFLNHTPVCKVILTLLFVSVDCSVWLTVAFTFDRFITICHQVWQTKYCTEKTAAVVIGVVCFLSILENVPWYFIYEPREVIGNVAWSCYVKSSFYILHVWVAFLWLETVLTPFAPFVLILMLNSLTIRHILLANRVRSGLRGKKGAENQTDPEMENRRRSIILLLAISGSFILFWAVNLICYVQVQFTDTQFLQGTYNDPFTIAELTGYMLKCMSSCTNTFIYAVSQRKFREELQNVFKWPLLLIINVVNFMKQKMFSP, from the coding sequence ATGGCGGTGGGCGACCTGATGGTCCTGATATTTGAAGTAATTCTTTATGAGATAGTGGATGGTTACTTTTCATATTCCTTCCTCAATCACACTCCAGTTTGTAAAGTTATTCTGACTCTGCTGTTTGTTTCCGTTGACTGCTCTGTCTGGCTAACTGTGGcattcacctttgatcggttcaTAACTATTTGTCACCAAGTGTggcaaacaaaatattgcactgaaaaAACTGCAGCCGTGGTAATAGGAGTGGTGTGCTTTCTAAGTATTTTAGAAAATGTTCCATGGTATTTTATATATGAACCCAGAGAAGTGATTGGAAATGTAGCCTGGTCCTGCTATGTCAAATCCAGTTTCTATATTCTACATGTGTGGGTGGCGTTTTTGTGGTTGGAGACCGTCTTAACCCCATTTGCACCATTTGTTTTGATTTTGATGCTCAACTCCTTAACTATCAGACACATCCTACTGGCCAATAGAGTGCGGAGCGGTCTCCGCGGAAAGAAGGGCGCCGAGAACCAGACTGATCCCGAAATGGAGAATCGAAGGAGATCGATAATTTTGCTGCTCGCCATATCTGGAAGTTTTATATTGTTCTGGGCGGTAAATCTAATATGTTACGTACAGGTGCAATTTACCGACACTCAGTTTTTACAAGGCACTTACAACGACCCTTTCACCATTGCGGAATTAACCGGCTACATGCTGAAATGCATGAGTTCTTGTACAAACACTTTCATTTATGCAGTCTCTCAGAGGAAATTCAGGGAGGAATTGCAGAATGTGTTCAAATGGCCACTGCTTCTTATAATAAATGTAGTTAACTTCATGaaacaaaaaatgttttcaccgtaA